The following proteins come from a genomic window of Rhodohalobacter sp. 614A:
- a CDS encoding tetratricopeptide repeat protein, which yields MKEKEKIEILKKIDLYIRGKLTQDEIDELWKTFLEHPEYYDILETEVHLKSLIKKGEKPRFSSERAEPSTGSDISGIHTYKGWLYAAAAAVILALGLQFFALQQPDSVQSFALAEIEQTHLIGADVLRSGEEGNENLDVAINDALATAYEGETERAIAQFQEILGQSLSDQQKARVEMNLGILLYNNGQFETAKNHFESVTEIEDLEDHQVEKSWWFLGNTYLNLNQPRAAREAIFTAYSMDGPFQAAALSLLKKLDLRLGNLPTDEQPSRLGN from the coding sequence ATGAAAGAAAAAGAGAAGATAGAGATACTTAAAAAAATAGATCTGTACATCCGAGGGAAACTGACACAAGACGAAATCGATGAGTTATGGAAAACATTTCTCGAACATCCGGAATACTACGATATTCTGGAAACGGAAGTACACCTGAAGAGCCTCATTAAAAAAGGCGAAAAACCCCGATTTTCTTCTGAAAGGGCGGAGCCATCAACAGGTTCTGATATTTCCGGCATTCACACCTACAAAGGATGGCTTTATGCTGCCGCCGCGGCTGTAATCCTGGCTTTGGGATTACAGTTTTTTGCCCTGCAGCAACCCGACTCCGTTCAGAGTTTTGCCCTTGCAGAAATTGAGCAGACTCATTTGATCGGCGCCGATGTTCTTCGGTCCGGCGAAGAAGGGAATGAAAACCTGGACGTTGCTATTAACGATGCTCTGGCTACCGCTTACGAAGGAGAAACGGAAAGAGCTATTGCGCAATTTCAGGAAATTTTAGGTCAGTCACTTTCTGATCAACAAAAAGCCAGGGTAGAAATGAATCTTGGAATCCTGCTCTATAACAACGGGCAGTTTGAGACGGCAAAAAACCACTTTGAATCTGTGACCGAAATTGAAGATTTGGAAGATCACCAGGTAGAAAAGTCGTGGTGGTTTCTTGGGAATACGTATCTGAACCTGAATCAGCCAAGGGCAGCGAGGGAGGCAATCTTTACTGCGTATAGCATGGATGGACCGTTTCAGGCGGCAGCACTTTCTCTGCTGAAAAAACTGGATTTACGGCTGGGAAATCTCCCAACCGATGAACAGCCTTCCCGATTGGGAAATTGA